In Pollutimonas sp. M17, a single genomic region encodes these proteins:
- the gap gene encoding type I glyceraldehyde-3-phosphate dehydrogenase yields MTIRVAINGYGRIGRNILRAHYEDGKKHDIQIVAINDLGNPNTNAHLTRFDTAHGKFPGKVTVDGDYMVVNGDKIRVLANRDPSALPWGELGVDVVLECTGFFTSKEKASAHLKGGAKKVIISAPGGKDVDATIVYGVNHGVLKSSDTVISNASCTTNCLAPLVQPLHEKLGIVNGLMTTIHAYTNDQVLTDVYHEDLRRARSATHSMIPTKTGAASAVGLVMPELNGKLDGYAIRVPTINVSIVDLSFVAARDTSVEEVNGILKAAAESGPLKGILQYNEEPLVSVDYNHDPASSTVDAGLTKVSGSLVKVSSWYDNEWGFSNRMLDTTVALMSAK; encoded by the coding sequence ATGACGATACGCGTGGCGATCAACGGCTATGGCCGTATTGGGCGCAATATTTTGCGGGCACACTACGAAGACGGCAAGAAGCACGATATTCAGATCGTGGCCATCAACGACCTGGGCAACCCCAATACTAATGCCCACTTGACGCGCTTTGATACGGCACACGGCAAGTTCCCCGGCAAGGTGACGGTCGACGGCGACTACATGGTCGTCAATGGCGACAAGATCCGCGTCCTGGCCAATCGCGACCCTTCGGCCCTGCCTTGGGGCGAGCTGGGCGTCGACGTCGTGCTGGAATGCACAGGCTTCTTCACCAGCAAGGAAAAGGCCAGCGCGCACCTGAAGGGCGGCGCCAAGAAAGTCATTATCTCGGCTCCCGGCGGCAAAGACGTCGATGCCACCATCGTTTACGGCGTGAACCATGGCGTGCTGAAGTCCAGTGATACGGTGATCTCCAACGCATCGTGCACCACCAACTGCCTGGCTCCGCTGGTCCAGCCTTTGCATGAGAAGCTGGGCATCGTCAATGGCCTGATGACCACCATCCACGCCTACACCAACGACCAGGTCCTGACCGACGTCTATCACGAAGACCTGCGCCGTGCCCGTTCGGCCACGCACAGCATGATCCCCACCAAGACCGGCGCCGCGTCGGCCGTGGGCCTGGTCATGCCCGAACTGAACGGCAAGCTGGACGGCTATGCCATCCGGGTCCCCACCATCAATGTTTCCATCGTTGATCTGTCCTTCGTGGCGGCGCGCGACACCAGCGTCGAAGAAGTCAACGGCATCCTGAAGGCCGCCGCCGAAAGCGGTCCCCTGAAAGGCATCCTGCAGTACAACGAGGAACCGCTGGTGTCAGTGGACTACAACCACGATCCCGCTTCCAGCACGGTCGACGCGGGCCTGACCAAGGTGTCGGGTTCCCTGGTCAAGGTGTCTTCCTGGTACGACAACGAATGGGGCTTCTCCAATCGCATGCTCGATACCACGGTCGCGTTGATGTCGGCCAAGTAA
- the tkt gene encoding transketolase, producing MANAIRALAMDAVQQANSGHPGAPMGMADIAEALWTRHLRHNPADPTWANRDRFVLSNGHGSMLIYALLHLTGYDLPIEELKNFRQLHSRTPGHPEVGITSGIETTTGPLGQGLANSVGMALAEALLAQEFNRAGHAIVDHYTYAFVGDGCLMEGISHEACSLAGTLKLSKLIVFYDDNGISIDGRVENWFGDNTPQRFESYGWNVLRDVDGHDIEAVDAAIVQAQKLAGQGKGPTLICCRTVIGKGAPHAAGTEKVHGAPLGGDEIQATRQALNWPYPAFDIPAEIYAYWDGKEKGQQQQGEWQTRFDAYAKAYPVEAAEFQRRMLSELPGDFAERARAFVDATNQKAETVATRKASQLAITAFVEMLPEMLGGSADLTGSNLTDWKGVEPVRAGDLHLRFGRHINYGVREFGMAAVMNGVALHGGYLPFGGTFLTFSDYSRNALRMAALMKQRVVHVFTHDSIGLGEDGPTHQSVEHAASLRLIPNLHVWRPCDTTETAAAWAYAIQRPASVGMDVRDGGPSALLLSRQNLPFVARDAQAIEGISRGGYVLRDAQDARAVIIATGSEVALALGAQEQLAAKGIAVRVVSMPCTNVFDAQDAQWRESVLPKGMPRVAVEAGVTAGWYKYVGLDGAVVGLDTYGESAPAGALFKYFGLTAEHVAAAVEQVL from the coding sequence ATGGCCAACGCTATACGCGCCCTGGCCATGGATGCGGTTCAACAAGCCAATTCGGGTCATCCCGGCGCCCCCATGGGAATGGCCGATATTGCCGAGGCATTATGGACGCGCCACCTGCGCCATAACCCCGCCGATCCCACCTGGGCCAACCGCGACCGTTTCGTGCTCTCCAACGGCCACGGCTCCATGCTGATCTATGCCTTGCTGCACCTGACCGGCTACGACCTGCCCATCGAAGAGCTCAAGAACTTCCGGCAACTGCATTCCCGCACACCCGGCCATCCCGAAGTCGGCATTACCTCCGGCATCGAGACCACCACCGGCCCCCTGGGCCAGGGGCTGGCCAACTCCGTCGGCATGGCGCTGGCCGAAGCCCTGCTGGCCCAGGAATTCAATCGCGCCGGCCATGCCATCGTCGACCACTACACCTATGCCTTCGTGGGCGACGGCTGCCTGATGGAAGGCATCTCGCATGAAGCCTGCTCGCTGGCCGGCACGCTGAAGCTGTCCAAGCTTATCGTCTTCTACGACGACAACGGCATCTCCATCGACGGGCGCGTCGAAAACTGGTTCGGCGACAACACCCCGCAGCGTTTTGAAAGCTACGGCTGGAACGTGCTGCGCGATGTCGACGGTCATGATATCGAAGCCGTCGATGCCGCCATCGTCCAGGCCCAGAAGCTGGCCGGCCAAGGCAAAGGCCCCACTCTTATCTGCTGCCGCACCGTCATCGGCAAGGGCGCTCCCCATGCGGCCGGCACCGAGAAGGTGCACGGCGCTCCGCTGGGTGGGGACGAAATCCAGGCCACCCGCCAGGCGCTGAACTGGCCTTACCCCGCCTTCGATATTCCCGCCGAAATCTACGCCTATTGGGACGGCAAGGAAAAAGGACAACAGCAGCAGGGCGAATGGCAAACGCGGTTCGATGCCTACGCCAAGGCCTATCCCGTCGAAGCCGCTGAGTTTCAGCGCCGCATGCTGAGCGAGCTGCCCGGCGACTTCGCCGAGCGCGCACGCGCCTTTGTCGACGCCACCAACCAGAAGGCCGAGACCGTCGCCACCCGCAAGGCCTCGCAGCTGGCCATTACCGCTTTCGTCGAGATGCTGCCCGAGATGCTGGGCGGGTCTGCCGACCTGACCGGCTCCAACCTGACCGACTGGAAGGGCGTCGAGCCCGTGCGCGCCGGCGACCTGCATCTGCGCTTCGGCCGCCACATCAACTACGGCGTGCGCGAATTCGGCATGGCCGCCGTCATGAACGGCGTGGCCCTGCATGGCGGCTACCTGCCCTTCGGCGGTACTTTCCTGACCTTTTCCGACTACTCCCGCAATGCCCTGCGCATGGCGGCGCTGATGAAGCAGCGGGTGGTGCACGTGTTCACGCACGACTCCATCGGCCTGGGCGAGGACGGCCCCACCCACCAGTCGGTCGAGCATGCCGCGAGCCTGCGCCTGATCCCCAACCTGCATGTCTGGCGCCCCTGCGACACCACGGAAACGGCGGCGGCCTGGGCCTACGCCATTCAGCGTCCCGCCAGCGTGGGCATGGACGTGCGCGATGGCGGTCCCAGCGCCTTGCTGCTGTCGCGCCAGAACCTGCCTTTCGTGGCGCGCGACGCGCAGGCCATCGAAGGCATCAGCCGCGGCGGCTACGTGCTGCGCGACGCGCAGGACGCCCGCGCGGTGATCATTGCCACGGGATCCGAAGTGGCCCTGGCCCTGGGTGCGCAGGAACAGCTGGCCGCCAAGGGGATCGCGGTCCGCGTGGTGTCCATGCCTTGCACCAATGTGTTCGATGCGCAAGACGCGCAATGGCGCGAGAGCGTGCTGCCCAAGGGCATGCCGCGCGTCGCCGTCGAGGCGGGCGTTACCGCCGGCTGGTACAAATACGTCGGCCTGGATGGCGCCGTGGTCGGTTTGGACACCTACGGCGAATCCGCGCCGGCCGGTGCATTGTTCAAGTATTTTGGCTTGACGGCCGAGCACGTCGCTGCAGCCGTCGAACAGGTTTTATAA
- a CDS encoding 16S rRNA (uracil(1498)-N(3))-methyltransferase: MAIPRFFCPTPLAANTTLELPDALAHHAIRVLRLKPDSDIVLFDGKGGQYSAKLIIDGKRGHAALGEHDPVETELDGRITLVQGIPSGDKMDWIIEKAVELGAVRVVPIAARRSVLQLTGDRLRKRLEHWRRIAQAASEQSGRNRIMDIAEPCSLDHYLARDMTDAAATLFCHPDSPCSLAQALQAQQTELALLVGPEGGWSDEEQDLVARCKLTGVSFGKRVLRTETAGLALIAAVSALQGWS; encoded by the coding sequence ATGGCCATCCCCCGATTCTTCTGCCCCACGCCCCTGGCGGCCAACACCACCCTCGAGCTCCCTGACGCGCTTGCGCACCATGCCATACGTGTCTTGCGCCTGAAGCCGGATTCAGACATCGTCCTCTTCGATGGCAAGGGCGGCCAATACAGCGCGAAGCTCATCATCGACGGAAAGCGCGGCCACGCCGCCCTGGGCGAACACGATCCCGTCGAAACCGAACTCGACGGCCGCATCACCCTGGTCCAGGGCATACCCTCCGGCGACAAAATGGACTGGATCATAGAGAAAGCCGTTGAACTGGGCGCCGTCCGGGTCGTTCCCATCGCCGCTCGCCGTAGCGTATTGCAGCTGACCGGCGACCGCCTCCGCAAGCGGCTGGAACACTGGCGCCGCATCGCCCAGGCCGCCAGCGAACAAAGCGGCCGCAACCGCATCATGGACATCGCCGAACCGTGTTCACTGGACCATTACCTGGCCAGGGACATGACCGACGCCGCAGCCACCCTCTTCTGCCATCCCGACAGCCCATGCAGCCTGGCTCAGGCCCTGCAGGCACAACAGACGGAACTCGCCCTGTTGGTCGGCCCCGAAGGAGGATGGTCGGATGAGGAACAGGATCTGGTGGCGCGCTGCAAGCTGACCGGCGTCAGCTTCGGCAAGCGCGTCCTGCGCACCGAAACCGCGGGGCTCGCGCTGATTGCGGCCGTCAGCGCCCTGCAAGGCTGGAGCTAG
- a CDS encoding barstar family protein yields the protein MSQAQSLQKKLQKGGLIDASVVSQDEALSAARTAGISAFVVDCDRARSRSAVLRAVVKAVDFPEYFGGNLDALYDCLCDTVLDHKNGLFLWFYKLHSGDPALADDSDAILGVCADVVEFASNNDRRFAFAVEHAGKHPDPEPGVEPTPYSGGREE from the coding sequence ATGAGCCAAGCGCAGTCATTGCAAAAAAAATTGCAAAAAGGCGGTTTGATCGATGCGTCCGTCGTCTCTCAGGACGAGGCGCTCAGTGCGGCCCGGACAGCGGGCATCAGCGCCTTCGTTGTTGATTGCGATCGGGCTCGCAGCCGGTCCGCCGTGTTGCGCGCGGTGGTGAAAGCCGTGGATTTCCCGGAATACTTCGGCGGGAATCTCGACGCCTTGTATGACTGCCTGTGCGACACGGTACTGGATCACAAGAACGGCCTGTTCCTATGGTTTTACAAGCTGCATTCGGGCGATCCCGCGCTGGCGGATGATTCGGACGCCATCCTGGGGGTGTGCGCCGATGTCGTTGAATTCGCCTCGAACAATGACAGGCGCTTCGCCTTTGCGGTCGAGCATGCGGGCAAGCATCCCGACCCCGAGCCCGGCGTCGAACCCACGCCTTATTCGGGCGGCCGGGAAGAGTAG
- a CDS encoding patatin-like phospholipase family protein translates to MPTHRAAPERPGAGSEPVGLVLTGGGARAAYQVGVLAGILDVLDPDRSPDFANPFDIICGTSAGAINACALACHAQDPHTATDRLEELWGSLQTGTVYHADAARLLRTGLRWFAMLAIGWLMPDMRSRQPRSLLDNQPLGELLSATLNFEQLECNLSDGALRALAITATAYTTGEHITFYQSKGTIKPWQRSLRQAVPSKIGVDHLLASSSLPFIFPAQSMLIGGQGLWCGDGSMRQLAPMSPAIHLGAKKILVIGTGYKDDTHPEKKETKPGYPTLAQIGGHALSNIFLDSLSMDVERMQRINELLAQLPVNVLKSQSLRPVSTFVVTPSRSLDEMALAHLDQMPRAARTLFRVLGVSSASGPKMGNGGALISYLLFEAGYTQELIRLGRADGMSRAEEVKAFFKEAPP, encoded by the coding sequence ATGCCAACACACCGCGCGGCACCTGAGCGGCCCGGCGCCGGCAGCGAACCCGTCGGCCTGGTGCTGACGGGAGGCGGGGCCAGGGCGGCCTACCAGGTAGGCGTCCTGGCAGGCATTCTCGACGTGCTCGACCCGGATCGCTCGCCGGATTTCGCCAATCCCTTCGATATCATTTGCGGGACGTCCGCGGGGGCGATCAATGCCTGCGCCCTGGCATGCCACGCGCAGGATCCGCATACGGCCACGGACCGGCTGGAGGAGTTGTGGGGCAGCCTGCAAACGGGCACGGTGTATCACGCCGATGCGGCCCGCCTGCTGCGCACGGGCCTGCGCTGGTTCGCCATGCTGGCCATCGGCTGGCTGATGCCCGACATGCGCAGCCGGCAGCCGCGCTCCCTGCTGGATAATCAGCCGCTGGGCGAGCTGCTGTCCGCGACGTTGAACTTCGAACAGCTGGAGTGCAATCTGTCGGATGGCGCCCTGCGTGCGCTGGCCATCACCGCCACGGCATACACCACGGGCGAGCACATCACCTTCTATCAATCCAAGGGGACGATCAAGCCCTGGCAGCGGTCGTTGCGGCAGGCGGTGCCGTCCAAGATAGGCGTGGATCATCTGCTGGCCTCCAGCTCATTGCCCTTTATCTTTCCGGCGCAGTCGATGCTGATCGGCGGGCAGGGGCTGTGGTGCGGCGATGGGTCCATGCGGCAGCTGGCCCCCATGAGTCCGGCCATCCATCTGGGGGCGAAGAAGATCCTGGTCATCGGCACCGGCTACAAGGACGACACGCACCCCGAGAAAAAAGAGACCAAGCCCGGTTACCCGACGCTCGCGCAAATCGGAGGCCACGCCTTATCCAATATATTTCTGGACAGCCTGTCCATGGATGTGGAACGCATGCAACGCATCAATGAGTTGCTTGCGCAATTGCCGGTAAATGTATTAAAAAGCCAGTCGCTGCGCCCGGTAAGCACTTTTGTCGTGACTCCCAGCCGCTCCCTGGACGAGATGGCGCTGGCGCATCTGGATCAGATGCCGCGCGCTGCTCGTACCCTTTTCCGCGTCCTTGGTGTATCGTCGGCTTCCGGGCCCAAAATGGGCAACGGCGGTGCACTGATTTCGTATTTGTTGTTCGAGGCCGGCTATACCCAGGAACTGATACGCCTGGGGCGGGCCGATGGCATGAGTCGTGCTGAGGAAGTAAAAGCGTTTTTCAAGGAGGCGCCCCCATGA